In Nakamurella antarctica, the following are encoded in one genomic region:
- the dgoD gene encoding galactonate dehydratase: protein MRIDRLETFMVAPRWLFVRLETDTGVVGWGEPVVEGRAETVRTAVHQLAELVIGSDASQIEDLWQRLTKGSFYRGGPILSSAVAGIDQALWDIAGKSLGVPVHVLLGGAVRESVRVYGWVGGDEPAELTDNISASIDAGLTAVKLNASGRLGPIATPAEIDAIIDRAELARDVLGRDRDFSLDFHGRMTSANTKRVLPLLEHSRPLFVEEPVLPEQGHLLRGIVDATSIPIATGERLFSRQEFLPVLQSGVAVVQPDTSHAGGISEVRRIAALAETFGASLAPHCPLGPLSLAASLQVAFATPNFLIQEQSIGIHYNEDAELLDYVLDRSVFAFTSGSIKRPVGPGLGVEIDEVAVRAADQVGHAWRSPIWRHEDGSFAEW, encoded by the coding sequence ATGCGCATCGACCGACTCGAAACCTTCATGGTGGCTCCACGCTGGCTTTTTGTGCGCCTCGAAACCGACACCGGGGTCGTGGGGTGGGGTGAGCCAGTCGTCGAAGGTCGCGCCGAAACAGTGCGTACGGCGGTGCACCAGCTCGCCGAACTCGTCATCGGATCCGACGCCAGCCAGATTGAGGACCTGTGGCAACGGCTCACTAAAGGGTCGTTCTACCGAGGTGGGCCAATACTTTCCAGTGCGGTGGCGGGTATCGATCAGGCGCTGTGGGATATCGCTGGCAAGTCGTTGGGCGTGCCGGTGCATGTCCTCCTCGGCGGCGCAGTACGCGAATCCGTGCGCGTCTACGGGTGGGTGGGGGGTGATGAGCCAGCCGAGCTGACCGACAATATCTCTGCAAGCATCGACGCCGGACTTACTGCGGTGAAGCTCAATGCGAGCGGGAGACTCGGCCCGATCGCCACGCCAGCGGAGATCGACGCGATTATCGATCGCGCTGAACTTGCCCGTGACGTCCTTGGTCGCGACCGAGATTTCTCCCTTGATTTTCACGGCCGAATGACGAGCGCCAACACCAAGCGAGTGCTGCCACTTCTCGAACACAGTCGCCCCCTGTTCGTTGAGGAGCCCGTGCTGCCCGAGCAGGGTCACTTGCTGCGCGGGATAGTGGATGCGACATCGATACCGATTGCCACCGGCGAACGCCTCTTTAGCCGCCAGGAGTTTCTGCCGGTGCTGCAATCCGGAGTGGCAGTGGTGCAGCCTGACACCTCGCACGCTGGCGGCATCTCGGAAGTGCGGCGCATTGCGGCGCTCGCGGAGACCTTTGGCGCGAGCCTTGCGCCGCACTGTCCGCTGGGTCCGTTGTCGCTTGCCGCCAGCCTCCAAGTCGCCTTTGCGACGCCAAACTTCCTCATCCAAGAGCAGAGCATTGGCATCCACTACAACGAAGACGCCGAGCTACTGGACTACGTACTTGACCGGTCCGTTTTCGCGTTCACCAGTGGCTCCATCAAACGCCCGGTCGGCCCCGGGCTGGGAGTTGAAATAGACGAGGTTGCCGTGCGTGCCGCGGACCAAGTGGGCCACGCGTGGCGTTCACCGATCTGGCGACATGAGGATGGTTCGTTCGCCGAATGGTGA
- a CDS encoding HAD family hydrolase has translation MTFPDFVLFDIDGTLMAGSSDHLRVLMRTANKSLGINVQIEIQHEKPTLNGRSIAGMIDAQLLRLLMPVESQNGNHHISLADLVAEYGNDYRESIQSGTISPGKILPGVESFLRVLDSHQIPRVLSTGNISMVASAKLAAVGLAHGFCFDAHLGFGDLHADRADLVKAALTGLPFPAVRGKGLLIGDTAPDMKAAATAGLFGAAVLTGSDDENELRLAGADRIFAGMQEVDEFCASPKSPWIAINGKSKSG, from the coding sequence ATGACGTTCCCGGATTTTGTGCTTTTCGACATCGACGGCACCTTGATGGCCGGATCCAGTGACCATCTTCGGGTCCTCATGCGAACAGCTAACAAAAGCCTTGGAATCAACGTGCAGATCGAAATTCAGCACGAAAAGCCCACGCTGAATGGGCGGAGCATTGCCGGGATGATAGATGCCCAACTGTTGCGACTATTGATGCCGGTAGAGTCGCAGAATGGCAACCACCACATTAGTCTGGCAGATCTCGTGGCCGAGTACGGCAATGACTATCGAGAGAGCATTCAATCCGGAACCATTTCACCTGGAAAAATACTTCCCGGGGTCGAAAGTTTCTTGCGAGTGCTCGACAGCCACCAGATTCCAAGGGTGCTCTCCACCGGGAATATCTCGATGGTGGCAAGCGCGAAGCTAGCTGCCGTGGGGCTGGCTCACGGTTTCTGTTTCGATGCCCATCTGGGGTTCGGAGATCTGCATGCGGACCGAGCCGACCTTGTCAAAGCTGCCCTCACTGGCCTCCCGTTCCCCGCCGTGCGGGGAAAGGGCCTGCTCATCGGAGATACGGCCCCGGATATGAAAGCTGCCGCTACGGCAGGACTGTTCGGTGCGGCAGTGTTGACTGGGTCAGACGACGAGAACGAGTTGCGCTTAGCTGGCGCAGACAGGATTTTCGCCGGAATGCAGGAGGTCGACGAGTTTTGTGCCTCTCCGAAAAGTCCCTGGATAGCGATCAATGGTAAGTCCAAGTCAGGTTAG
- a CDS encoding bacterial proteasome activator family protein yields the protein MDIGSPNNDSPNNGPQNDGENHGVLVIGPDGQPIDPAAPRSALTQDPEGLDPTDAIGEPAKVMRIGTMIKQLLEEVRAAPLDEASRVRLMRTHALSILELKSGLTPDLAAELDRLALPFSDDAVPTDSELRIAQAQLVGWLEGVFHGLQTALFAQQGAARMQLEQARRPALPAGQGSSDVEAGSSLGTGQYL from the coding sequence ATGGATATCGGCTCTCCCAATAACGACTCTCCCAATAACGGGCCCCAAAACGACGGTGAAAATCACGGCGTCCTCGTGATCGGCCCGGACGGACAGCCGATAGATCCCGCAGCGCCAAGAAGTGCGTTGACCCAGGATCCCGAGGGTCTTGACCCCACCGACGCCATTGGCGAACCCGCCAAGGTGATGCGGATCGGGACGATGATCAAGCAGCTGTTGGAGGAGGTCCGCGCTGCCCCCCTCGACGAGGCAAGTCGGGTTCGATTGATGCGGACGCATGCGCTATCTATCCTCGAACTGAAGTCCGGGCTCACGCCGGACCTCGCTGCGGAGCTCGACCGGCTCGCCCTGCCGTTCAGCGATGACGCCGTTCCTACCGACAGCGAGCTCCGGATCGCGCAAGCCCAGCTGGTTGGCTGGCTGGAGGGCGTTTTCCATGGGTTGCAGACGGCATTGTTTGCGCAGCAAGGGGCAGCCCGCATGCAATTGGAACAAGCGCGGCGACCAGCATTACCCGCTGGCCAAGGTTCGAGTGACGTAGAGGCCGGGTCCAGCCTCGGAACAGGGCAGTACCTCTAA
- a CDS encoding MMPL family transporter, translating to MASLLYRLGKFASHRRWAVLIVWVVLLLAAAGAAFLPDRPPLGESIKIPGTAAQTAIDELSERIPTSGGSTGRMVFAAPEGKKLTDPEYAAAIGTAIDAVSKVPGVEAVVNPLTGQATLAGGIPAPSNPKATPVLAPPSLRVGFATVQLKGQITAIPAEAQASLAEIAGTARASGLQVELSGAAVKQTPAIGSTEGLGVIVALIVLLITFGSMVAAGLPLLTAILGIGIGVSLTTIASSWVEMTSTAPILALMLGLAVGIDYALFIVSRHRKQMAAGMSVNESIGRATGTAGSAVVFAGLTVVIALAALTVVGIPFLSVMGVAAAGTVAIAVLIAITLLPALLSFAGARILGRKGRAALASTVVSDSGARTVVAAEGEDKKRGNRWGALVTKYPIPVLLVGILGLLVMAIPTTKLHLSLPDDGVKSLDATNRKAYDLLADNFGPGFNGPLIITVAVDDAAKGQQALGTVLTDLTAIPDVQNAAVAGASVDKTFYAISVVPQSGPSDSATEDLVHNIRDQAVGWGQATGSRIAVTGQTAVVIDVSEKLAAALPVYLIIVIGLALVLLMLVFRSIVVPIKAALGFLLSIAAAFGSVVAIYQWGWFGLIETPAPIVAFLPILLTGVLFGLAMDYEVFLVSGMRESFVHGGDAKQAVRSGFTHGARVVTAAAIIMTSVFAGFILAPDTIIASIGFALGFGVLIDAFVVRMTLVPAAMTLLGNAAWYLPKWLQKSLPNVDIEGEKLLTILAEDHDASAPEVRVPDVNRGKHAKL from the coding sequence ATGGCCTCCCTGCTCTACCGCCTCGGCAAGTTTGCTTCCCACCGACGCTGGGCGGTGCTTATCGTATGGGTCGTGCTGCTGCTTGCCGCAGCGGGTGCTGCATTCTTGCCGGATCGGCCCCCGCTGGGTGAGTCGATCAAGATCCCTGGAACGGCTGCGCAAACCGCCATCGACGAGTTGTCCGAGCGGATCCCGACCTCTGGGGGATCGACGGGACGGATGGTCTTCGCTGCGCCCGAAGGCAAGAAGCTCACAGACCCCGAGTACGCCGCCGCGATCGGCACCGCGATTGATGCGGTGTCCAAGGTGCCTGGGGTGGAAGCGGTCGTCAATCCATTGACGGGGCAAGCCACTTTGGCCGGCGGGATTCCCGCGCCGAGCAACCCTAAAGCCACCCCGGTGCTGGCCCCGCCGAGCCTGCGCGTGGGATTCGCGACGGTGCAATTGAAGGGGCAGATCACAGCCATCCCCGCCGAAGCGCAGGCTTCCCTGGCGGAAATCGCTGGCACCGCAAGGGCTAGCGGCCTCCAGGTCGAGCTCAGCGGCGCGGCAGTCAAGCAAACTCCGGCCATTGGATCCACCGAGGGCCTCGGCGTGATCGTGGCGCTGATCGTTCTGTTGATCACCTTCGGATCGATGGTGGCGGCGGGTCTGCCGTTGCTGACGGCAATTCTCGGTATCGGAATCGGCGTATCGCTGACCACCATTGCGTCCAGTTGGGTCGAAATGACCTCCACTGCGCCCATTCTCGCGCTGATGCTGGGGCTTGCGGTCGGCATCGACTACGCGCTCTTTATCGTTTCCCGACACCGCAAGCAGATGGCCGCCGGGATGAGCGTGAACGAGTCCATCGGTCGGGCAACAGGAACTGCTGGCTCAGCGGTGGTCTTCGCTGGCCTGACGGTCGTCATCGCGCTCGCGGCGCTGACCGTCGTCGGGATCCCCTTCCTCTCGGTGATGGGCGTTGCGGCAGCAGGCACTGTGGCGATTGCGGTACTGATTGCCATCACGCTGCTGCCGGCTCTACTTTCTTTTGCCGGGGCGAGGATTCTGGGGCGCAAGGGCCGCGCGGCGTTGGCATCTACCGTTGTTTCGGACTCCGGAGCGCGCACGGTAGTGGCAGCAGAGGGCGAAGATAAAAAGCGCGGTAACCGCTGGGGCGCTCTTGTCACCAAATATCCCATTCCGGTGCTGTTGGTGGGCATCCTCGGGCTCCTCGTCATGGCTATTCCGACCACCAAATTGCATCTGTCCCTGCCGGACGACGGCGTCAAATCCCTGGACGCAACTAACCGCAAGGCCTATGACCTGTTGGCCGACAATTTTGGTCCAGGATTCAACGGCCCGTTAATCATCACGGTGGCTGTGGACGACGCAGCCAAGGGACAGCAAGCGCTCGGCACAGTCCTGACCGATCTCACTGCCATCCCAGATGTTCAAAACGCCGCGGTAGCAGGGGCTTCAGTCGACAAAACCTTTTACGCCATCTCTGTGGTGCCGCAATCGGGGCCGTCCGACTCGGCGACTGAAGATTTGGTGCACAACATCCGCGACCAAGCCGTGGGATGGGGGCAAGCAACCGGCAGTCGGATCGCAGTGACGGGCCAGACCGCCGTGGTCATTGACGTCTCGGAGAAGTTGGCTGCGGCACTGCCCGTGTATCTGATCATCGTGATCGGCTTGGCGTTGGTGCTGCTGATGCTGGTCTTCCGTTCGATAGTGGTGCCGATCAAAGCGGCACTCGGGTTCCTGTTGTCCATCGCTGCGGCCTTCGGCTCCGTGGTGGCCATCTATCAATGGGGATGGTTCGGGCTGATCGAAACGCCTGCGCCCATTGTGGCGTTCCTGCCGATCCTTTTGACCGGTGTGCTTTTTGGTCTCGCCATGGACTATGAGGTTTTCTTGGTGTCCGGCATGCGGGAGTCGTTCGTCCACGGGGGCGATGCGAAACAGGCTGTGCGGTCAGGCTTTACCCATGGCGCCCGGGTGGTGACGGCGGCGGCGATCATTATGACGAGCGTTTTCGCTGGCTTCATCTTGGCCCCTGACACCATCATCGCGTCCATCGGATTTGCGCTTGGATTCGGCGTGCTCATCGATGCGTTTGTGGTGCGGATGACTTTGGTGCCGGCTGCGATGACATTGCTCGGTAATGCCGCCTGGTATCTGCCGAAGTGGCTGCAGAAGTCGCTCCCGAATGTTGATATCGAGGGCGAAAAGTTGCTGACCATTTTGGCTGAGGACCACGACGCCTCCGCGCCTGAGGTTCGGGTGCCCGATGTGAACCGTGGAAAGCACGCCAAACTCTGA
- a CDS encoding TetR family transcriptional regulator produces the protein MGNFAQWAMFSATLGIVFTDQPVRAHLADTKPFSGLRARKKDATRRELAEIAVKLTVQRGYDGFTIAELADAAGVSRRTFSNYFASKAECVAAIQDEQVDRTLSYMRLADPSIPLHEILRTLVSMIADDVTEEFGTFFQIASTEMEVKMQLMFQHDQIVISIAEVIAGRLGLASNDVVAHAIAGFSMTACQVSIDTWLAAGRPGGRPTLYASLERAFGILDLSALEVLRRTNPG, from the coding sequence GTGGGCAATTTTGCGCAGTGGGCAATGTTCTCCGCTACTCTCGGCATTGTGTTCACCGACCAACCAGTTCGCGCTCATCTCGCCGACACCAAGCCCTTCAGTGGTTTGCGGGCGCGCAAGAAAGACGCCACGCGCCGAGAGCTCGCCGAAATTGCCGTAAAACTCACCGTCCAGCGCGGCTATGACGGTTTCACCATCGCCGAGCTCGCTGATGCGGCAGGGGTGTCCCGGCGAACGTTCTCCAATTACTTCGCCAGCAAAGCCGAATGCGTGGCCGCCATTCAGGATGAACAAGTAGACCGCACCTTGTCCTACATGAGGCTCGCCGACCCTTCGATCCCCCTCCACGAAATCCTTCGCACGCTGGTCTCGATGATCGCCGACGACGTCACCGAAGAGTTCGGCACTTTCTTCCAAATTGCTTCCACAGAGATGGAAGTCAAGATGCAGTTGATGTTTCAGCACGATCAGATTGTGATCTCGATTGCCGAGGTAATCGCGGGCCGGTTGGGTCTGGCGTCCAATGATGTGGTGGCGCACGCCATTGCCGGTTTTAGCATGACGGCCTGCCAGGTCAGCATCGACACGTGGCTGGCAGCTGGCCGCCCCGGTGGCCGACCCACGCTCTACGCCTCGCTGGAGCGTGCCTTCGGCATTTTGGATCTGAGTGCGTTGGAAGTGTTGCGCCGCACCAATCCTGGATAG
- a CDS encoding NAD(P)H-quinone oxidoreductase, with translation MYAIVVTSAGGPEQLEWHEVPDPELGPGELLIEVSAVGVNRADTLQRKGFYPPPPGASDILGLECSGTVIAIGQRSVAQEEPTIPGNLAVDAGGALPFARAAQFEIGQRVCALLSGGGYATKVAVSPSHVLPVPSSWTAVECAGLMEAACTVWSNLVMTARAAPGELVLIHGGAGGIGTMAIQVAHALGLRTAFTAGSDAKVARCLQLGADIGINYRTEDFVPVMRENGGADIILDVIGAQYLQRNIDALAEGGRLVVIGLQGGATAEVNLNDLLRKRASIAATALRSRAATGHGSKAEVVAEVGEYLLPMIEDGRIMAQVGAVMELPNAADAHALLESVSAPGGKLILTVPGAPQW, from the coding sequence ATGTACGCCATCGTTGTGACATCGGCTGGCGGGCCGGAGCAGCTGGAGTGGCACGAGGTTCCTGATCCCGAGCTCGGACCGGGCGAGCTCCTCATCGAAGTCAGCGCGGTCGGGGTTAACCGCGCAGACACGCTGCAGCGCAAAGGCTTCTATCCGCCTCCGCCCGGAGCCAGTGACATCCTTGGCCTGGAGTGCAGCGGCACCGTGATCGCTATCGGGCAGCGGTCCGTCGCGCAAGAGGAACCAACAATTCCAGGCAACCTTGCCGTGGACGCCGGCGGCGCACTCCCCTTCGCCCGAGCCGCACAATTCGAGATCGGCCAGCGGGTCTGCGCATTGCTCAGCGGTGGCGGCTATGCCACCAAGGTCGCCGTCTCGCCGTCGCACGTGCTGCCGGTACCGAGCAGTTGGACTGCCGTGGAGTGCGCCGGGTTGATGGAAGCAGCCTGCACCGTGTGGTCCAACCTGGTGATGACCGCCCGCGCGGCCCCGGGTGAGTTGGTGCTGATCCACGGTGGCGCAGGCGGAATCGGCACCATGGCCATCCAAGTCGCACATGCGCTGGGACTCCGAACGGCCTTTACCGCGGGCTCTGATGCCAAGGTGGCGCGGTGCTTACAACTGGGCGCAGACATCGGAATCAACTACCGCACAGAAGATTTTGTCCCTGTCATGCGCGAAAACGGCGGCGCGGACATCATTCTCGACGTCATCGGCGCCCAATACCTGCAGCGCAACATCGACGCTCTTGCCGAAGGCGGTCGGCTAGTGGTGATCGGTTTGCAGGGCGGCGCCACAGCAGAGGTCAATCTGAACGACCTGCTGCGCAAGCGGGCGTCCATCGCGGCGACCGCGCTGCGCTCCCGCGCGGCAACCGGTCACGGATCCAAGGCCGAAGTTGTTGCCGAAGTAGGTGAGTATCTTTTGCCGATGATCGAAGATGGCCGGATAATGGCCCAAGTCGGAGCCGTGATGGAGCTTCCGAACGCTGCCGATGCCCACGCGCTGCTGGAATCTGTTTCGGCCCCCGGCGGAAAGTTAATCTTGACCGTTCCGGGAGCTCCGCAGTGGTGA
- a CDS encoding FadR/GntR family transcriptional regulator, giving the protein MSTYAGRGLHGQVVNYVGSRIMRGDLVPGETIDLDALLHDFGVSRTVVREALKVLTAKGLVDARPRLGTYVTERSRWQLLDHDVMVWRSQDDPDPLLVLELGEVRQVIEPAAAQMAAVRRSDEQLTRMSQALAELEEKFDVEGDLHVEADLRFHRAVLAAAGNELLERFEVVLEPALHARNSLVIRHESSTEFLRKHRAVFEAIQARDPDTARMRMQELVAGAAEDIASILSKKPSTKALLDARDRAL; this is encoded by the coding sequence GTGAGCACCTACGCGGGCAGAGGGCTTCACGGCCAAGTCGTGAACTATGTGGGTTCTCGCATCATGCGCGGCGACCTTGTGCCGGGCGAAACCATCGATCTTGACGCGTTGCTGCATGATTTCGGCGTGAGCAGGACAGTGGTGCGTGAAGCGCTTAAGGTGCTGACAGCCAAGGGCCTCGTTGATGCCCGGCCCCGGCTCGGCACCTACGTGACGGAAAGATCGCGCTGGCAGCTCCTTGATCATGACGTCATGGTGTGGCGTTCCCAGGATGATCCTGACCCTCTGCTGGTACTTGAACTTGGCGAAGTCCGCCAAGTCATCGAGCCGGCGGCAGCCCAAATGGCCGCCGTCCGCCGATCGGACGAGCAACTTACGCGGATGAGCCAGGCACTTGCCGAGCTGGAAGAGAAATTTGATGTTGAGGGTGACCTGCACGTCGAGGCGGACTTACGTTTCCACCGCGCAGTGCTGGCAGCAGCTGGCAACGAACTCCTGGAACGATTCGAAGTCGTGCTGGAGCCCGCCCTGCACGCGCGGAATTCCCTTGTCATCCGCCACGAGAGCAGCACGGAATTTCTGCGCAAACACCGCGCGGTCTTCGAGGCGATCCAGGCTCGGGATCCGGATACCGCGCGGATGAGGATGCAGGAGTTGGTAGCAGGGGCCGCAGAAGACATCGCGTCAATTCTGAGCAAAAAGCCCTCCACCAAGGCGCTCCTCGATGCCCGCGATCGCGCGCTCTGA
- a CDS encoding substrate-binding domain-containing protein has translation MALHHRRISPARRWIAAAGIVGLALATSGCGSSSDTAASSASPVASTSAAAETSAAAESSAPASSATSSSAAAETSSAAESSAAAPSGKTVKIAYIQKQGDQQYFIDQAAGAKAAAAELGAEVTVINVGDDANKAISELDTVIAQKFDAIAIVVPDQKIGPQVIEAATNAGIPIIASDDAISDAAGKPAAFVGFEGTLMGEKVGTEAAKLFKEKSGWTADNTKIIRVSKEDLQTCEDRNEGALAKFKEGAGVDLPVIKIGSDATQIDSLDKTSAAITANPGVDHWVVWGCNDESVTGAVTALQNSGVTADNIVGIGLGAYLMCKDWVAGVESGNRAALYISGRDVGKAAVKVLVDKVRNGTELPAKTSADTTIVDPATFKDAGVACS, from the coding sequence ATGGCACTGCACCATCGTCGAATCTCTCCCGCTAGGCGTTGGATCGCCGCCGCCGGGATCGTTGGGCTCGCGCTCGCAACAAGCGGCTGTGGCTCCAGCTCGGACACAGCTGCAAGCAGCGCCAGCCCGGTAGCCAGCACCAGCGCCGCCGCCGAAACCAGCGCGGCCGCTGAGTCCAGCGCCCCCGCGAGCTCCGCAACCAGCTCAAGCGCCGCCGCTGAAACCAGCTCCGCAGCCGAGTCGAGTGCCGCAGCCCCCAGCGGAAAGACCGTCAAGATCGCCTACATCCAGAAGCAGGGTGACCAGCAGTACTTCATCGACCAAGCAGCCGGCGCCAAGGCAGCCGCTGCCGAGCTCGGAGCCGAAGTCACTGTCATCAACGTCGGTGATGACGCCAACAAGGCCATCAGCGAGCTCGACACCGTGATCGCGCAGAAGTTTGACGCCATCGCGATCGTCGTGCCCGACCAGAAGATCGGCCCTCAGGTAATTGAGGCCGCCACCAACGCGGGTATCCCCATCATCGCCAGCGATGACGCGATCTCCGACGCTGCCGGCAAGCCTGCTGCGTTCGTCGGCTTTGAGGGCACTCTTATGGGCGAGAAGGTGGGTACGGAAGCAGCCAAGCTCTTCAAGGAAAAGAGTGGCTGGACCGCCGACAACACGAAGATCATCCGTGTCTCCAAAGAAGACCTTCAAACCTGCGAAGACCGCAACGAAGGCGCACTCGCCAAGTTCAAAGAGGGCGCAGGGGTTGACCTACCGGTAATCAAGATCGGTTCGGACGCCACGCAGATCGACTCACTGGACAAGACTTCGGCCGCCATTACCGCCAACCCCGGTGTGGATCACTGGGTTGTCTGGGGCTGCAACGACGAGTCAGTGACCGGAGCTGTGACCGCACTTCAGAACTCAGGGGTCACCGCCGACAACATTGTGGGAATCGGGCTTGGTGCCTACCTGATGTGCAAGGACTGGGTGGCAGGTGTGGAATCCGGGAACCGTGCGGCCCTGTACATCAGCGGCAGAGATGTCGGTAAGGCCGCTGTGAAGGTACTGGTGGACAAGGTACGGAACGGGACTGAACTGCCGGCAAAGACCTCAGCGGATACGACGATCGTCGATCCGGCGACCTTCAAGGACGCGGGAGTGGCCTGCAGCTAA
- a CDS encoding neutral zinc metallopeptidase, producing the protein MRFNDKARLDTSQVRDQRGGGGSGTGSGGLGSMFGGSSGNQRSGGGLGGLAKGGGGIGVLVVIGVVIYTLVTGNSGGGAGGLLNQLLAGGNSSNAQADTKTLQKECTTGADANTNSDCALVAIINSVQGYWTDQLAASGTTYQETDSVWFTGQVSTGCGNASSSTGPFYCPADQLVYVDLSFFTTLKTDFKANDLIFTQAYVLAHEYGHHVQNLLGTSNKVGSAAGPESGSVRLELQADCYAGAWANHATTVPGADGQILIADVNQTDINGALDAAAKIGDDYIQSTLGSGTVDESSFTHGSSKQREKWFMTGYTTGSPATCDTFGASNLG; encoded by the coding sequence ATGAGGTTCAACGATAAGGCTCGGCTGGACACGTCGCAGGTTCGCGACCAGCGCGGCGGGGGCGGATCCGGTACCGGTTCAGGTGGCCTCGGCTCCATGTTCGGCGGCAGCTCCGGGAACCAAAGATCGGGCGGCGGGCTCGGGGGGCTGGCCAAGGGCGGGGGCGGGATCGGTGTGCTCGTCGTCATCGGCGTCGTGATCTACACACTTGTCACTGGCAATAGCGGCGGCGGCGCTGGTGGGTTGCTCAACCAACTCTTGGCTGGTGGCAATTCCAGCAATGCCCAAGCTGACACCAAGACTCTGCAAAAAGAATGCACTACCGGAGCCGACGCCAACACCAACTCCGATTGCGCACTGGTGGCCATCATCAACTCGGTGCAGGGCTACTGGACCGACCAACTCGCGGCATCCGGAACGACCTATCAAGAGACGGACTCCGTGTGGTTCACCGGCCAGGTCAGCACGGGTTGTGGAAATGCCAGCTCCAGCACCGGTCCGTTTTACTGCCCCGCAGATCAATTGGTCTATGTCGATCTCTCGTTTTTCACCACCCTGAAAACCGACTTCAAAGCCAACGATCTGATCTTTACCCAGGCTTACGTCCTCGCCCACGAATACGGCCATCACGTCCAGAACCTGCTGGGCACGTCTAACAAAGTGGGCTCAGCCGCTGGACCCGAGTCCGGATCAGTGCGATTGGAACTCCAAGCCGATTGCTACGCCGGCGCGTGGGCCAACCACGCGACGACGGTGCCGGGCGCCGACGGTCAAATTCTCATCGCGGATGTCAACCAAACCGATATCAATGGCGCCCTCGACGCAGCGGCAAAAATTGGCGACGACTACATCCAATCAACACTGGGCAGCGGCACCGTCGACGAATCCTCCTTCACCCATGGCAGCTCGAAACAACGCGAGAAATGGTTCATGACGGGTTACACCACGGGCAGCCCGGCCACCTGCGACACCTTCGGCGCCAGCAACTTGGGGTAG
- a CDS encoding CaiB/BaiF CoA transferase family protein produces MNSPASMPGALDGLRVLDATQMLAGPLAATRLGDLGADVIKLESPAGGEFNRTHGFDDVRFGGEMTTFLAVNRNKRSLAIDLKNPESGAVIDALVATSDVFIQNFRHGTAERLGVGYDRLHAINPQLVYCSISGYGPHGPYRDRPGQDLIVQGYSGSMFSVGSEGDDPEPGALWAADVMTGYHAAIGILAALRARDVIGIGQHVEIDMFSVVLDAQLQELVTFLNARRQPVRTAEPGAHASIPAPYGVYRTSDSWLTLAMSPLSVLGEVLDDNWLRSLTHYNDGHVHRDQVYAHIRNKFVTKTTAEWLELCDRHKVWAGPVYDYADIEADPHVLATQMLVEQPGSNGTSVRTLRPPIALSETPASIRLGAPALGADSAEILAELGYTDEVLDRLLQSGAVEIHRPHLS; encoded by the coding sequence ATGAATTCACCCGCATCGATGCCGGGCGCCCTCGATGGACTCCGTGTCCTCGACGCCACCCAAATGCTTGCGGGGCCATTGGCAGCCACGCGGCTTGGCGATTTAGGGGCTGACGTCATCAAGCTCGAATCACCGGCCGGCGGCGAATTCAACCGCACGCACGGCTTCGACGATGTCCGATTCGGTGGTGAGATGACGACATTCCTTGCGGTGAATCGCAATAAGCGGAGCCTCGCAATTGACCTCAAGAATCCCGAATCCGGGGCCGTGATCGACGCGCTCGTCGCCACGTCCGATGTATTCATTCAGAACTTCCGCCACGGAACTGCCGAGCGACTCGGCGTGGGGTACGACCGACTTCACGCTATCAATCCACAGCTTGTGTACTGCTCCATCAGCGGATATGGGCCACACGGGCCCTACCGCGACCGCCCAGGTCAGGACCTCATCGTGCAGGGCTACTCGGGTTCGATGTTCTCCGTCGGCAGCGAAGGCGACGACCCGGAGCCCGGCGCATTGTGGGCCGCCGACGTGATGACGGGGTACCACGCTGCCATCGGCATCTTGGCTGCCCTCCGCGCTCGGGACGTGATCGGCATCGGTCAGCACGTGGAGATTGACATGTTCTCGGTGGTTCTTGACGCGCAGCTCCAAGAGCTTGTCACCTTTCTCAATGCGCGCCGGCAGCCGGTGCGAACAGCGGAGCCCGGCGCGCACGCCTCCATTCCCGCACCGTACGGCGTCTACCGGACCAGCGACAGCTGGTTGACGCTGGCGATGTCTCCCCTGTCCGTTCTGGGAGAAGTCCTCGACGACAACTGGCTCCGAAGTCTCACCCACTACAACGACGGTCACGTGCACAGAGACCAGGTGTACGCGCACATCAGGAACAAATTTGTCACCAAGACGACAGCGGAATGGCTCGAACTGTGCGACCGCCACAAGGTGTGGGCAGGTCCGGTGTACGACTACGCCGACATTGAAGCCGACCCCCATGTGCTCGCTACCCAGATGCTCGTGGAACAGCCGGGTTCGAACGGCACGAGTGTTCGCACCCTGCGGCCACCTATTGCATTGTCCGAGACACCCGCCTCCATCCGGCTGGGCGCGCCCGCCTTGGGGGCCGATAGCGCTGAAATCCTTGCCGAGTTGGGCTACACCGATGAGGTTCTTGATCGACTACTGCAGTCCGGCGCTGTCGAGATTCACCGCCCTCATTTGTCATAA